The following proteins are encoded in a genomic region of Terriglobia bacterium:
- a CDS encoding 2-oxo acid dehydrogenase subunit E2, with protein MAISVVMPALELMQETGKVLAWRKKEGERVAKGEPLLEIETDKAVVEVEAPGEGILAGITAHEGAVIPVGQTIAWLVLPGEAVPAAGAPAAAPSPARAEAARPAAAAADRSAQAAGGGVRISPKARRLAREHGIDIAQVRGSGADGEILASDIQALVDAKGAPAAAPAAAAGGTEALGIIGRLMAERTTQSWTTVPHFFVVREVDAGALVETHKKLRETVEKARGVKPTQTDMLVALVARALAKHPRMNASWTGAAIRLNPDVNMALAMAVNDGVVATVIPKADALDLGEIAVQRRDLTERARAGRSRPADIAGGTFTISNLGMFNVDSFTAIINPPQVAILAVGRIADRVVPVDGKPAIRPVMTLTLSSDHRVVDGARAAAFMNDVVEALRDPEKWLR; from the coding sequence ATGGCTATCAGCGTCGTAATGCCCGCACTGGAGTTGATGCAGGAAACCGGCAAGGTCCTGGCTTGGCGGAAAAAAGAAGGCGAACGCGTCGCCAAGGGCGAGCCGCTGCTGGAGATTGAAACCGACAAAGCCGTGGTGGAAGTGGAAGCCCCCGGAGAGGGCATTCTCGCGGGGATTACCGCGCACGAAGGTGCGGTCATTCCCGTCGGCCAGACAATCGCGTGGCTCGTCCTTCCCGGCGAGGCGGTGCCCGCGGCTGGCGCGCCGGCGGCTGCTCCCAGTCCGGCCCGCGCAGAAGCTGCGCGTCCGGCCGCAGCCGCCGCGGATCGTTCCGCGCAGGCAGCGGGCGGAGGAGTGCGGATTTCGCCCAAAGCGCGGCGCCTGGCGCGCGAGCACGGCATCGACATTGCCCAGGTGCGCGGATCGGGCGCGGATGGCGAGATTCTGGCTTCGGACATACAGGCTTTGGTGGACGCGAAGGGCGCTCCCGCTGCTGCTCCGGCCGCCGCCGCTGGCGGTACCGAGGCGCTGGGTATCATCGGGCGCTTGATGGCCGAGCGCACCACGCAGAGTTGGACCACAGTGCCGCACTTCTTCGTAGTGCGGGAAGTGGACGCTGGCGCGCTCGTGGAAACGCACAAGAAGCTGCGCGAAACCGTGGAGAAGGCGCGCGGGGTGAAGCCCACGCAGACCGACATGCTGGTGGCCCTGGTGGCCCGTGCCCTGGCCAAGCACCCGCGGATGAACGCCAGTTGGACCGGCGCGGCAATCCGTCTCAATCCTGATGTGAATATGGCCTTGGCCATGGCCGTGAACGACGGCGTGGTCGCGACGGTGATTCCCAAGGCGGATGCCCTGGACCTCGGGGAAATCGCTGTCCAGCGGCGGGACCTCACAGAGCGCGCCCGCGCGGGCCGCTCGCGTCCAGCGGACATAGCCGGCGGGACCTTCACGATCAGCAACCTTGGGATGTTCAACGTGGACTCGTTCACCGCGATCATCAATCCGCCGCAAGTCGCGATTCTTGCCGTGGGGCGTATTGCCGATCGTGTGGTGCCGGTGGATGGCAAGCCGGCCATCCGCCCGGTGATGACGTTGACGCTCTCCAGCGACCACCGGGTTGTGGACGGGGCGCGCGCCGCGGCGTTCATGAACGACGTGGTGGAAGCCCTCCGCGACCCCGAAAAATGGCTGCGCTGA